A window of the Zootoca vivipara chromosome 14, rZooViv1.1, whole genome shotgun sequence genome harbors these coding sequences:
- the LARP6 gene encoding la-related protein 6 isoform X1 yields the protein MAEASEVAGGTGPVEIRVAEAPDARLDGGEQEERRARLRLEPLGSGSCSCSEDDAGRCSGGGRSSSGENDGDDFGHNWKPPEQELIMKLVTQIEYYFSDENLEKDAFLLKHVRRNKMGYVSVKLLTSFKKVKHLTRDWRTTSFALKYSDILELNEDNRKVRRNTPVPVFPSENLPSKMLLVYDICLVSDLHPPDGGQENGCVQEKIMEHLLKVFVRFGVISSVRILKPGRDLPPDIKRFSSRYSQVGTKECAIVEFEEVDAAIKAHESMCIRDNETAMKVILIGMKPPKKKVFKDKNREEDSSKALSKRHSMNKRVEELQFIGDESSANSSSEPESNPASPVSGRRSNSSNKLSLSAYQNNHLSPNVSPRSSPWSSPSALRKVSRMSPLAGEGRLSLSTSPETSGRCVDYSSDSSLTPSSSPWVQRRRQAQTLTQEKSPVGSPMQSPKIQNAVGLPVGVLRLPRGPDGTKGFYNSHERNRPTKNEEALCGASN from the exons atggcggaggcgagCGAGGTGGCCGGGGGCACCGGACCCGTGGAGATCCGTGTCGCCGAAGCGCCTGATGCCCGGCTGGACGGCGGCGAGCAGGAGGAGCGCCGCGCGCGCCTGCGCCTGGAGCCGTTGGGCagcggcagctgcagctgcagcgaAGACGATGCCGGGCGGTGCAGCGGCGGCGGGAGGTCCAG cAGTGGTGAGAATGACGGGGATGACTTTGGCCACAACTggaaacctccagagcaggagctgATCATGAAGCTGGTGACCCAGATTGAGTATTACTTCTCAGATGAAAACCTCGAAAAAGATGCCTTTCTCCTGAAGCATGTTCGGAGGAACAAAATGGGATACGTCAGTGTCAAGCTCCTGACATCTTTCAAAAAG GTAAAACACTTGACCCGTGACTGGAGAACCACATCTTTTGCCCTGAAATATTCTGATATTTTGGAGCTGAACGAAGACAACAGGAAGGTCCGTCGTAACACTCCTGTCCCCGTCTTCCCTAGTGAGAATCTCCCAAGCAAGATGCTGCTTGTCTATGACATCTGCTTGGTTTCTGATCTCCATCCTCCAGATGGAGGGCAAGAGAATGGATGTGTTCAAGAGAAGATAATGGAGCATCTCCTCAAAGTCTTTGTCAGGTTTGGTGTCATCTCTTCGGTTCGCATCCTCAAGCCCGGTCGGGATCTTCCACCAGATATCAAGAGATTCAGCAGCCGATACAGCCAAGTGGGAACCAAAGAATGTGCGATCGTAGAGTTTGAAGAGGTAGATGCTGCTATCAAAGCTCATGAGTCAATGTGCATCAGGGACAACGAAACTGCCATGAAGGTTATCCTCATTGGAATGAAGCCTCCAAAAAAGAAGGTCTTCAAAGACAAGAACCGTGAAGAAGACTCCAGCAAGGCTCTCAGCAAAAGGCATTCAATGAACAAGAGAGTTGAAGAACTTCAGTTCATTGGTGACGAATCTTCAGCCAACAGCTCCTCCGAGCCTGAGAGCAACCCAGCATCACCAGTGTCTGGGCGCAGAAGCAACTCTTCCAACAAACTGAGTCTTTCTGCCTACCAGAACAATCATCTTAGCCCAAACGTGTCTCCAAGATCCAGCCCTTGGAGCAGCCCTTCTGCACTGCGCAAAGTGTCCAGGATGTCCCCACTTGCCGGAGAAGGAAGGCTTAGCCTGAGCACCAGCCCTGAGACATCCGGGAGGTGTGTGGATTATTCGTCGGACAGTAGTCTTACTCCTTCCAGCAGCCCGTGGGTCCAGAGGCGGCGGCAAGCTCAGACTCTGACACAAGAGAAAAGTCCTGTAGGCAGCCCAATGCAGAGTCCCAAAATACAGAATGCAGTTGGGTTACCAGTTGGCGTTCTGCGTCTGCCCAGGGGCCCTGATGGTACGAAGGGATTCTATAACAGCCACGAAAGGAACAGGCCCACGAAGAACGAAGAAGCTTTGTGTGGCGCATCGAACTGA
- the LARP6 gene encoding la-related protein 6 isoform X2 translates to MSRRSSGENDGDDFGHNWKPPEQELIMKLVTQIEYYFSDENLEKDAFLLKHVRRNKMGYVSVKLLTSFKKVKHLTRDWRTTSFALKYSDILELNEDNRKVRRNTPVPVFPSENLPSKMLLVYDICLVSDLHPPDGGQENGCVQEKIMEHLLKVFVRFGVISSVRILKPGRDLPPDIKRFSSRYSQVGTKECAIVEFEEVDAAIKAHESMCIRDNETAMKVILIGMKPPKKKVFKDKNREEDSSKALSKRHSMNKRVEELQFIGDESSANSSSEPESNPASPVSGRRSNSSNKLSLSAYQNNHLSPNVSPRSSPWSSPSALRKVSRMSPLAGEGRLSLSTSPETSGRCVDYSSDSSLTPSSSPWVQRRRQAQTLTQEKSPVGSPMQSPKIQNAVGLPVGVLRLPRGPDGTKGFYNSHERNRPTKNEEALCGASN, encoded by the exons ATGAGCAGAAGGAG cAGTGGTGAGAATGACGGGGATGACTTTGGCCACAACTggaaacctccagagcaggagctgATCATGAAGCTGGTGACCCAGATTGAGTATTACTTCTCAGATGAAAACCTCGAAAAAGATGCCTTTCTCCTGAAGCATGTTCGGAGGAACAAAATGGGATACGTCAGTGTCAAGCTCCTGACATCTTTCAAAAAG GTAAAACACTTGACCCGTGACTGGAGAACCACATCTTTTGCCCTGAAATATTCTGATATTTTGGAGCTGAACGAAGACAACAGGAAGGTCCGTCGTAACACTCCTGTCCCCGTCTTCCCTAGTGAGAATCTCCCAAGCAAGATGCTGCTTGTCTATGACATCTGCTTGGTTTCTGATCTCCATCCTCCAGATGGAGGGCAAGAGAATGGATGTGTTCAAGAGAAGATAATGGAGCATCTCCTCAAAGTCTTTGTCAGGTTTGGTGTCATCTCTTCGGTTCGCATCCTCAAGCCCGGTCGGGATCTTCCACCAGATATCAAGAGATTCAGCAGCCGATACAGCCAAGTGGGAACCAAAGAATGTGCGATCGTAGAGTTTGAAGAGGTAGATGCTGCTATCAAAGCTCATGAGTCAATGTGCATCAGGGACAACGAAACTGCCATGAAGGTTATCCTCATTGGAATGAAGCCTCCAAAAAAGAAGGTCTTCAAAGACAAGAACCGTGAAGAAGACTCCAGCAAGGCTCTCAGCAAAAGGCATTCAATGAACAAGAGAGTTGAAGAACTTCAGTTCATTGGTGACGAATCTTCAGCCAACAGCTCCTCCGAGCCTGAGAGCAACCCAGCATCACCAGTGTCTGGGCGCAGAAGCAACTCTTCCAACAAACTGAGTCTTTCTGCCTACCAGAACAATCATCTTAGCCCAAACGTGTCTCCAAGATCCAGCCCTTGGAGCAGCCCTTCTGCACTGCGCAAAGTGTCCAGGATGTCCCCACTTGCCGGAGAAGGAAGGCTTAGCCTGAGCACCAGCCCTGAGACATCCGGGAGGTGTGTGGATTATTCGTCGGACAGTAGTCTTACTCCTTCCAGCAGCCCGTGGGTCCAGAGGCGGCGGCAAGCTCAGACTCTGACACAAGAGAAAAGTCCTGTAGGCAGCCCAATGCAGAGTCCCAAAATACAGAATGCAGTTGGGTTACCAGTTGGCGTTCTGCGTCTGCCCAGGGGCCCTGATGGTACGAAGGGATTCTATAACAGCCACGAAAGGAACAGGCCCACGAAGAACGAAGAAGCTTTGTGTGGCGCATCGAACTGA
- the LARP6 gene encoding la-related protein 6 isoform X3 → MKLVTQIEYYFSDENLEKDAFLLKHVRRNKMGYVSVKLLTSFKKVKHLTRDWRTTSFALKYSDILELNEDNRKVRRNTPVPVFPSENLPSKMLLVYDICLVSDLHPPDGGQENGCVQEKIMEHLLKVFVRFGVISSVRILKPGRDLPPDIKRFSSRYSQVGTKECAIVEFEEVDAAIKAHESMCIRDNETAMKVILIGMKPPKKKVFKDKNREEDSSKALSKRHSMNKRVEELQFIGDESSANSSSEPESNPASPVSGRRSNSSNKLSLSAYQNNHLSPNVSPRSSPWSSPSALRKVSRMSPLAGEGRLSLSTSPETSGRCVDYSSDSSLTPSSSPWVQRRRQAQTLTQEKSPVGSPMQSPKIQNAVGLPVGVLRLPRGPDGTKGFYNSHERNRPTKNEEALCGASN, encoded by the exons ATGAAGCTGGTGACCCAGATTGAGTATTACTTCTCAGATGAAAACCTCGAAAAAGATGCCTTTCTCCTGAAGCATGTTCGGAGGAACAAAATGGGATACGTCAGTGTCAAGCTCCTGACATCTTTCAAAAAG GTAAAACACTTGACCCGTGACTGGAGAACCACATCTTTTGCCCTGAAATATTCTGATATTTTGGAGCTGAACGAAGACAACAGGAAGGTCCGTCGTAACACTCCTGTCCCCGTCTTCCCTAGTGAGAATCTCCCAAGCAAGATGCTGCTTGTCTATGACATCTGCTTGGTTTCTGATCTCCATCCTCCAGATGGAGGGCAAGAGAATGGATGTGTTCAAGAGAAGATAATGGAGCATCTCCTCAAAGTCTTTGTCAGGTTTGGTGTCATCTCTTCGGTTCGCATCCTCAAGCCCGGTCGGGATCTTCCACCAGATATCAAGAGATTCAGCAGCCGATACAGCCAAGTGGGAACCAAAGAATGTGCGATCGTAGAGTTTGAAGAGGTAGATGCTGCTATCAAAGCTCATGAGTCAATGTGCATCAGGGACAACGAAACTGCCATGAAGGTTATCCTCATTGGAATGAAGCCTCCAAAAAAGAAGGTCTTCAAAGACAAGAACCGTGAAGAAGACTCCAGCAAGGCTCTCAGCAAAAGGCATTCAATGAACAAGAGAGTTGAAGAACTTCAGTTCATTGGTGACGAATCTTCAGCCAACAGCTCCTCCGAGCCTGAGAGCAACCCAGCATCACCAGTGTCTGGGCGCAGAAGCAACTCTTCCAACAAACTGAGTCTTTCTGCCTACCAGAACAATCATCTTAGCCCAAACGTGTCTCCAAGATCCAGCCCTTGGAGCAGCCCTTCTGCACTGCGCAAAGTGTCCAGGATGTCCCCACTTGCCGGAGAAGGAAGGCTTAGCCTGAGCACCAGCCCTGAGACATCCGGGAGGTGTGTGGATTATTCGTCGGACAGTAGTCTTACTCCTTCCAGCAGCCCGTGGGTCCAGAGGCGGCGGCAAGCTCAGACTCTGACACAAGAGAAAAGTCCTGTAGGCAGCCCAATGCAGAGTCCCAAAATACAGAATGCAGTTGGGTTACCAGTTGGCGTTCTGCGTCTGCCCAGGGGCCCTGATGGTACGAAGGGATTCTATAACAGCCACGAAAGGAACAGGCCCACGAAGAACGAAGAAGCTTTGTGTGGCGCATCGAACTGA
- the ADAL gene encoding adenosine deaminase-like protein isoform X1 translates to MAAEPEGARRFYQELPKVELHAHLNGSISSATMKKLMAQKPDLQVHNGMTTINKGKRRSLEECFQMFQIIHQITNRTEDILMVIKDVVQEFAADGVKYLELRSTPRDEPTTGMTKRTYVEAVLEGIRQCKEGGLDIDVRFLLSVDRKGGQTVAKETVKLAEEFLLSTDGVVIGLDLSGNPLAGHGKDFLEPLLEAKKAGLKLALHLSEIPNQEEETRLLLGLPPDRIGHGTFLHSSSLASGDLVQLVRQNHTPLELCLTSNLKSQTVPSSDQHHFRFWYNLGHPIVLCTDDKGVFATDLSQEYQLLADTFQLSKAQIWELSYNAINCIFASSHTKTKLKEQWHQLKPSVLE, encoded by the exons ATGGCGGCGGAGCCCGAGGGAGCGCGCCGCTTTTACcaggagctgcccaaagtg GAGCTGCATGCCCACCTGAATGGCTCCATCAGTTCTGCTACCATGAAGAAATTGATGGCCCAGAAACCAGACCTTCAGGTTCATAATGGAATGACCACGATTAACAAGGGCAAGAGAAGAAGCTTGGAAGA GTGTTTTCAGATGTTCCAGATCATCCATCAGATTACCAATAGGACTGAAGACATATTGATG GTAATAAAAGATGTTGTCCAGGAATTTGCTGCTGATGGAGTCAAGTACCTAGAGCTAAGGAGCACACCCAGAGATGAGCCGACCACCG GTATGACCAAAAGGACCTATGTGGAAGCTGTACTTGAGGGTATAAGACAATGCAAGGAAGGTGGATTGGATATAGATGTTAG GTTTCTGTTATCTGTGGATAGAAAAGGAGGACAAACAGTTGCCAAGGAAACAGTCAAACTGGCCGAAGAGTTCCTGCTATCCACAGATGGAGTGGTGATAGGCTTGGACCTCAGTGGAAACCCTTTG GCAGGACATGGGAAGGACTTTCTGGAGCCTCTCTTAGAAGCGAAAAAAGCCGGGCTGAAGCTGGCATTGCACCTTTCAGAG ATCCCAAACCAGGAAGAGGAGACCAGGCTTCTCTTGGGCCTACCACCTGACAGAATTGGACACGGTACATTTCTTCATTCTTCATCCTTGGCCTCAGGGGATCTTGTACAGCTGGTTCGGCAAAATCACACACCCCTAG AACTCTGCCTGACGTCAAACCTCAAAAGCCAGACGGTGCCTTCTAGCGACCAACACCACTTCAGATTCTGGTACAACCTGGGTCATCCCATCGTGCTTTGC ACGGACGACAAGGGGGTTTTTGCGACCGACTTGAGCCAGGAGTACCAGCTGCTTGCGGACACATTCCAGCTATCCAAAGCACAGATCTGGGAACTCTCCTACAATGCCATCAACTGCATTTTTGCTTCCAGTCATACAAAAACGAAACTGAAGGAGCAGTGGCATCAACTGAAACCATCTGTGCTTGAATAG
- the ADAL gene encoding adenosine deaminase-like protein isoform X2, which produces MAAEPEGARRFYQELPKVELHAHLNGSISSATMKKLMAQKPDLQVHNGMTTINKGKRRSLEECFQMFQIIHQITNRTEDILMVIKDVVQEFAADGVKYLELRSTPRDEPTTGMTKRTYVEAVLEGIRQCKEGGLDIDVRFLLSVDRKGGQTVAKETVKLAEEFLLSTDGVVIGLDLSGNPLAGHGKDFLEPLLEAKKAGLKLALHLSEIPNQEEETRLLLGLPPDRIGHGTFLHSSSLASGDLVQLVRQNHTPLELCLTSNLKSQTVPSSDQHHFRFWYNLGHPIVLCVRHSALSRHTKMPGRTTRGFLRPT; this is translated from the exons ATGGCGGCGGAGCCCGAGGGAGCGCGCCGCTTTTACcaggagctgcccaaagtg GAGCTGCATGCCCACCTGAATGGCTCCATCAGTTCTGCTACCATGAAGAAATTGATGGCCCAGAAACCAGACCTTCAGGTTCATAATGGAATGACCACGATTAACAAGGGCAAGAGAAGAAGCTTGGAAGA GTGTTTTCAGATGTTCCAGATCATCCATCAGATTACCAATAGGACTGAAGACATATTGATG GTAATAAAAGATGTTGTCCAGGAATTTGCTGCTGATGGAGTCAAGTACCTAGAGCTAAGGAGCACACCCAGAGATGAGCCGACCACCG GTATGACCAAAAGGACCTATGTGGAAGCTGTACTTGAGGGTATAAGACAATGCAAGGAAGGTGGATTGGATATAGATGTTAG GTTTCTGTTATCTGTGGATAGAAAAGGAGGACAAACAGTTGCCAAGGAAACAGTCAAACTGGCCGAAGAGTTCCTGCTATCCACAGATGGAGTGGTGATAGGCTTGGACCTCAGTGGAAACCCTTTG GCAGGACATGGGAAGGACTTTCTGGAGCCTCTCTTAGAAGCGAAAAAAGCCGGGCTGAAGCTGGCATTGCACCTTTCAGAG ATCCCAAACCAGGAAGAGGAGACCAGGCTTCTCTTGGGCCTACCACCTGACAGAATTGGACACGGTACATTTCTTCATTCTTCATCCTTGGCCTCAGGGGATCTTGTACAGCTGGTTCGGCAAAATCACACACCCCTAG AACTCTGCCTGACGTCAAACCTCAAAAGCCAGACGGTGCCTTCTAGCGACCAACACCACTTCAGATTCTGGTACAACCTGGGTCATCCCATCGTGCTTTGCGTAAGGCACTCTGCGCTATCCAGACACACAAAGATGCCAGG ACGGACGACAAGGGGGTTTTTGCGACCGACTTGA
- the ADAL gene encoding adenosine deaminase-like protein isoform X3, with translation MAAEPEGARRFYQELPKVELHAHLNGSISSATMKKLMAQKPDLQVHNGMTTINKGKRRSLEECFQMFQIIHQITNRTEDILMVIKDVVQEFAADGVKYLELRSTPRDEPTTGMTKRTYVEAVLEGIRQCKEGGLDIDVRFLLSVDRKGGQTVAKETVKLAEEFLLSTDGVVIGLDLSGNPLAGHGKDFLEPLLEAKKAGLKLALHLSEIPNQEEETRLLLGLPPDRIGHGTFLHSSSLASGDLVQLVRQNHTPLELCLTSNLKSQTVPSSDQHHFRF, from the exons ATGGCGGCGGAGCCCGAGGGAGCGCGCCGCTTTTACcaggagctgcccaaagtg GAGCTGCATGCCCACCTGAATGGCTCCATCAGTTCTGCTACCATGAAGAAATTGATGGCCCAGAAACCAGACCTTCAGGTTCATAATGGAATGACCACGATTAACAAGGGCAAGAGAAGAAGCTTGGAAGA GTGTTTTCAGATGTTCCAGATCATCCATCAGATTACCAATAGGACTGAAGACATATTGATG GTAATAAAAGATGTTGTCCAGGAATTTGCTGCTGATGGAGTCAAGTACCTAGAGCTAAGGAGCACACCCAGAGATGAGCCGACCACCG GTATGACCAAAAGGACCTATGTGGAAGCTGTACTTGAGGGTATAAGACAATGCAAGGAAGGTGGATTGGATATAGATGTTAG GTTTCTGTTATCTGTGGATAGAAAAGGAGGACAAACAGTTGCCAAGGAAACAGTCAAACTGGCCGAAGAGTTCCTGCTATCCACAGATGGAGTGGTGATAGGCTTGGACCTCAGTGGAAACCCTTTG GCAGGACATGGGAAGGACTTTCTGGAGCCTCTCTTAGAAGCGAAAAAAGCCGGGCTGAAGCTGGCATTGCACCTTTCAGAG ATCCCAAACCAGGAAGAGGAGACCAGGCTTCTCTTGGGCCTACCACCTGACAGAATTGGACACGGTACATTTCTTCATTCTTCATCCTTGGCCTCAGGGGATCTTGTACAGCTGGTTCGGCAAAATCACACACCCCTAG AACTCTGCCTGACGTCAAACCTCAAAAGCCAGACGGTGCCTTCTAGCGACCAACACCACTTCAGATTCTG A